The following are encoded together in the Culex pipiens pallens isolate TS chromosome 1, TS_CPP_V2, whole genome shotgun sequence genome:
- the LOC120427382 gene encoding uncharacterized protein LOC120427382 — MNFYSIVQTFEDDEFMLSVLPTKWTIRGGWTGEANSVEGQDVCFWPKNIAGHRLLEKTKKDPELAVEKAHLQEYRCKIKRTGFQTYNEAVRKLKVMETTPDTDDFDPPRKSAKGNGAVELFKAIQASGGSKTKQIQTITVPEPENPQLNLIISLLHGLEEKIDSLQTSYNTLKDDVEQTRGLVCRMNAKVDYLASNSRVPTASTSNQKVKLKKFSLSPVNSLDELKSLEENCKDEEFVMEAIRSIGRIFGKNQQTGNGATVCLRLVDSLFTREFLTKCSWTGLSRTRSEDGSIITKIGFQRFERVIDLFYQTVSYSDPVYPVEECNNFLRRCLQNAKQRFEEVKGIRNTSSRKRRKKIADVNATHDAAGSSDGDITENESNGEEENGCGTVKVEQPIIQREEIVEEYVVLEEI; from the exons GTTCTCCCAACGAAGTGGACGATTCGAGGTGGATGGACAGGTGAAGCAAACTCGGTTGAAGGGCAGGATGTTTGCTTTTGGCCGAAAAACATTGCTGGCCACCGACTGTTAGAAAAAACGAAGAAAGATCCCGAACTCGCCGTTGAAAAAGCCCACTTGCAAGAATATCGCTGCAAAATTAAGCGAACCGGATTTCAGACGTACAACGAG GCTGTTCGGAAGCTTAAGGTCATGGAAACAACGCCCGACACGGACGATTTTGACCCTCCAAGGAAATCAGCGAAGGGGAACGGTGCCGTCGAACTTTTTAAAGCCATCCAGGCATCCGGAGGTTCTAAGACTAAGCAGATTCAAACTATAACTGTACCCGAACCCGAAAATCCTCAGCTCAACCTGATCATATCGCTGCTTCACGGTCTGGAAGAGAAAATCGATTCTCTCCAAACATCATACAACACCCTCAAGGACGATGTGGAACAAACTCGCGGTTTAGTGTGCCGCATGAACGCCAAGGTTGACTATTTAGCCTCGAACAGCAGAGTTCCGACAGCATCAACCTCAAACCAGAAggtaaaattgaagaaattttcacTTTCGCCTGTGAACTCCTTGGACGAACTAAAATCTCTGGAAGAGAATTGTAAAGACGAGGAATTTGTTATGGAGGCAATTCGTTCAATCGGCAGAATATTCGGAAAGAACCAACAAACCGGAAACGGGGCAACGGTTTGTCTGAGGCTCGTCGACTCGCTATTTACTCGCGAGTTTTTGACGAAATGCTCATGGACGGGTTTGAGTCGTACTCGCTCCGAAGACGGTAGCATTATAACGAAAATTGGATTTCAACGATTCGAGAGAGTAATTGACTTGTTTTATCAAACCGTATCGTATTCAGACCCAGTTTATCCGGTTGAAGAATGTAACAATTTCCTCCGTCGATGCCTCCAAAATGCAAAACAGCGATTCGAGGAGGTCAAGGGAATCCGCAATACTTCATCTCGAAAGAGGCGCAAGAAGATTGCGGATGTCAACGCTACACACGACGCTGCAGGTAGCTCGGATGGTGATATTACGGAGAACGAGAGCAACGGTGAAGAAGAGAACGGATGTGGAACCGTTAAGGTAGAGCAGCCGATCATTCAGCGTGAGGAGATTGTTGAAGAGTACGTCGTGCTAGAGGAAATCTGA
- the LOC120427365 gene encoding golgin subfamily A member 6-like protein 7, whose protein sequence is MNVLQDKIISLDRRFKSKNVGLTDKLDQIADLLKKLSAVQYKLRLEKSSLEDTVEELRRELEAAKRRTESLEVSESMLNEVMRSEKIAFEEELSDAANRLKFESKVVEISVKEAGLSLLESQLAEKAEQLRDLSNERDELVIKCSKLKVVLKDMTNILETQKQSRSIASRNSVSEEVKSKRDSLTEQFEELTESVTVLEEDRDTLREEMCRLEAECKRVDRGKKAQCGKLLGELARKNEVLQDYDTLNEDFMSERDAEETLFDEKQAVKSQLTAKEKQLDIVGN, encoded by the exons ATGAACGTCCTCCAGGACAAGATCATCTCGCTCGATCGACGCTTCAAGTCCAAGAACGTCGGCCTGACCGACAAACTCGATCAGATCGCCGACCTGCTGAAGAAGCTGTCGGCGGTGCAGTATAAATTGAGGTTGGAGAAGAGTTCGCTTGAGGATACCGTTGAAGAGCTGCGGAGGGAGTTGGAGGCTGCGAAGCGGCGGACGGAGTCACTTGAGGTGAGCGAGAGTATGCTAAATGAAGTTATGCGATCGGAGAAGATCGCGTTCGAGGAGGAGCTGAGCGACGCTGCGAACCGGTTGAAGTTTGAGAGCAAGGTCGTTGAG ATCAGCGTGAAGGAAGCTGGGCTATCGCTGCTCGAGTCGCAACTTGCGGAGAAGGCTGAACAGCTGCGCGATCTGTCCAACGAACGTGACGAGCTGGTGATCAAGTGCAGCAAGCTGAAGGTTGTCCTGAAGGACATGACCAACATTTTGGAAACCCAGAAGCA GAGTCGCTCGATAGCGAGCAGGAATAGCGTTAGCGAAGAGGTCAAGTCGAAGCGGGACAGCCTGACCGAGCAGTTTGAGGAGCTGACCGAGTCGGTGACGGTGCTGGAGGAAGATCGGGACACGTTGCGCGAGGAAATGTGCCGGCTGGAGGCGGAGTGCAAGCGGGTTGACAGAGGGAAGAAAGCGCAGTGCGGGAAGTTGCTCGGTGAGCTGGCTCGGAAGAATGAGGTG TTGCAGGACTACGACACGCTGAACGAAGACTTCATGAGCGAGCGGGACGCTGAGGAGACGCTGTTCGACGAGAAGCAAGCCGTCAAGTCGCAGCTGACGGCCAAAGAGAAGCAGCTGGACATCGTTGGCAATTAA
- the LOC128092425 gene encoding GRB10-interacting GYF protein 2-like, which yields MSALSGGDLNTSEGPEGGLRRHWDADDQLPEWATENPSDYGGSFDASGPFHDSDNGIDGRLEDDGGMENHVDHRYHHQRKEGVFGGSSRRSAPSSKEGSAAKEDLPNHAALSAKASEEVDPGSRKKSEPVRNATADEKPPKSSESESRRPRWRSRRPATAATNPGRRQDPVVSSKTS from the coding sequence ATGTCGGCTCTGAGTGGCGGAGATCTCAACACGAGTGAAGGACCGGAAGGTGGCCTACGGCGTCACTGGGACGCCGATGATCAACTGCCGGAGTGGGCCACGGAGAACCCGTCGGATTACGGAGGTAGCTTCGACGCGAGTGGACCATTCCATGACTCGGACAACGGCATTGACGGGCGGCTGGAGGACGATGGCGGGATGGAGAATCACGTGGATCATCGCTATCACCATCAACGCAAGGAAGGTGTGTTCGGTGGCAGTTCACGAAGAAGCGCCCCATCGTCCAAGGAAGGTAGTGCCGCGAAGGAAGACTTGCCCAACCATGCTGCGTTGTCGGCGAAAGCCTCGGAAGAGGTGGACCCCGGCAGCAGAAAGAAGTCTGAACCGGTACGGAACGCTACGGCGGATGAAAAGCCTCCAAAATCCAGCGAATCGGAATCCCGGCGTCCGAGATGGCGTTCCCGGCGTCCCGCAACTGCTGCAACTAATCCCGGTCGCCGACAGGATCCCGTGGTTTCTTCAAAAACATCTTGA